One genomic region from Tripterygium wilfordii isolate XIE 37 chromosome 20, ASM1340144v1, whole genome shotgun sequence encodes:
- the LOC119987430 gene encoding uncharacterized protein LOC119987430, translated as MVMVEIKQQTPNHDQTQVEWCQNCLENLPEDITKTMIFQTLTLSDQIRVSIVSKSCRDQIRGICPVSQLPWLLLPHDDLGSKKLSFFDMSAGRVHDYDIPSQLQGGTFCGSSKGWLVFTKAKKTVSSYFTITFTMWWTDEEPTVELEIFLFNPISKSVHQLPSLQAPTNPAFDIFCQIVFVQLSSTDLTDCIVSSVIYMGDYDISKLGFCRPGVDDHWSILDGQENYDYVDTLFWNGTLCVLRARTNDNENVEKFTFKFGGGCEVNINMIPCDRDEPQLIYFMFFDDENDIGVDHENDIGINDLEIDIGVDQENDIQIDEGEEDDVDDYMGISKNYLKDQYLLESTNGELLMIMKISDVYMNYAQTTDIEHSDETLHYVSRKTSGFEVFKMDSDIGQFRRVDDISDQVIFLTLFGSQSCSANDFEGVRGNCIYFVEDTKYIGYENSIAITSRESGVYYLDERKIERSIPNVVDSNPEDLMSWFMPYL; from the coding sequence ATGGTCATGGTGGAAATAAAGCAGCAGACTCCGAATCAtgatcaaacacaagtagaatGGTGTCAAAATTGCTTAGAAAATCTTCCGGAGGACATCACCAAGACTATGATATTCCAGACTCTGACATTGTCAGATCAAATTCGGGTGAGTATCGTTAGCAAGTCTTGTCGGGATCAGATCAGAGGCATCTGTCCTGTTTCTCAATTGCCATGGCTATTGCTTCCCCATGACGACTTGGGCAGCAAGAAATTAAGCTTTTTTGACATGTCTGCTGGTAGAGTGCATGACTACGATATTCCTTCTCAATTACAAGGAGGCACTTTCTGTGGATCTTCCAAAGGTTGGTTGGTTTTTACCAAAGCAAAGAAAACTGTTTCTTCTTATTTCACTATTACTTTTACTATGTGGTGGACCGATGAAGAACCAACTGTAGAGCTTgaaatttttcttttcaatccaATTTCAAAATCCGTACACCAACTCCCTTCACTACAAGCACCTACGAATCCGGCTTTTGACATATTTTGTCAGATCGTCTTTGTTCAACTTTCCTCTACCGATCTTACGGATTGTATAGTTTCTTCTGTAATTTACATGGGTGACTATGATATCTCGAAATTAGGGTTCTGTAGACCAGGAGTAGACGACCATTGGAGCATCCTCGATGGCCAAGAAAATTATGACTACGTGGACACCTTGTTTTGGAATGGAACATTGTGTGTACTAAGAGCAAGAACCAATGATAATGAAAATGTTGAGAAGTTTACTTTCAAATTTGGAGGAGGGTGTGAGGTGAATATAAACATGATACCTTGTGACAGGGACGAGCCACAATTAATCTACTTCATGttttttgatgatgaaaatgatatCGGAGTTGACCATGAGAATGATATTGGCATCAATGACCTCGAAATCGATATTGGGGTTGATCAGGAGAATGATATTCAGATTGATGAGGGTGAGGAGGATGACGTTGATGATTATATGGggatttcaaaaaattatttaaaagatCAGTACTTACTGGAATCAACCAATGGAGAGTTGCTCATGATCATGAAAATTTCAGATGTATATATGAATTATGCACAAACAACTGATATTGAACATTCAGATGAAACTTTGCATTATGTTAGCCGTAAAACCAGTGGTTTTGAAGTGTTTAAGATGGACTCCGACATTGGTCAATTTAGGAGAGTAGACGATATAAGCGATCAAGTGATTTTTTTGACTCTTTTTGGTTCTCAATCGTGCTCAGCGAATGATTTTGAAGGCGTTCGAGGGAATTGCATTTACTTTGTAGAAGATACCAAGTACATTGGTTATGAAAATTCTATTGCAATAACGTCTCGTGAATCTGGAGTATACTATTTAGATGAGCGCAAGATTGAACGTTCTATCCCTAATGTCGTGGACTCTAATCCAGAAGATCTAATGAGTTGGTTCATGCCATATTTGTAA
- the LOC119986601 gene encoding V-type proton ATPase subunit G 1-like produces MAIEANRGQNGIQLLLAAEQEAQHIVNAARNEKMARLKQAKEEADKEIAEFRAHMEAEFQRKLAESSGDSGANVKRLEQETEVKINLLKSEAARISQDVVQMLLRHVTTVKN; encoded by the exons ATGGCTATTGAGGCCAACAGAGGACAGAATGGTATTCAGCTCCTGCTAGCTGCGGAGCAAGAAGCTCAGCACATTGTCAATGCTGCCCGAAATG AAAAAATGGCCAGGTTGAAACAGGCAAAGGAAGAGGCTGATAAGGAGATCGCTGAATTCCGTGCTCATATGGAAGCTGAGTTTCAGAGGAAGCTTGCAGAG AGCAGTGGTGATTCTGGTGCTAATGTGAAGCGGTTGGAGCAAGAAACAGAGGTGAAGATCAATCTCCTGAAGTCGGAGGCTGCAAGAATATCCCAAGATGTTGTACAGATGCTTCTGAGGCACGTGACAACGGTGAAGAACTAG
- the LOC119986840 gene encoding uncharacterized protein LOC119986840: MATRVTILFLFVWCFFELHIGIEAQKLSKDDLDLEQEFKLLNKPAVTTIETIYREKYDCVDFYKQPAFDHPALKNHNFHHHMRPTSYPKNWRTFENSSTISRSKNMWINGKGCPANTVPIKKTTKEDLINAKLASEIYGKQYEPLTQQEHGTHYAVLHTNYGTGKVFIGGGMDTTVYNPLPVTGAQYSSSQVKVANGPDSIEVGWTVNPTLYKDDRVRLFIYTNTAAARCLNLHCGGFVLTRPDIPIDQILNPVSESGGDIYAIRLLIYRDSPNGGHWWLLIGQERTKVGFWPNHIFTRLTKVATYVEWGGKTYSPPDVPSPPMGAGRGVHAQRGRDAYCSRVATVNESYWIVKATETSTYADIPDFYQVVDEGFYGHSFGHLIFYGGYGMYTGI, from the exons ATGGCGACAAGGGTTACAATACTATTTCTATTTGTTTGGTGCTTTTTTGAGCTTCATATTGgaattgaagcacaaaaattatCCAAAGACGATCTTGACTTGGAGCAGGAATTCAAACTTTTAAATAAGCCAGCTGTTACAACTATTGAg ACAATATACAGAGAAAAATATGATTGTGTGGACTTTTATAAACAACCAGCATTCGATCATCCTGCGTTGAAGAATCATAATTTTCATCATCAT ATGAGACCGACCTCATATCCTAAGAACTGGAGAACATTCGAAAATTCCTCAACAATTAGTCGATCAAAAAATATGTGGATAAACGGTAAAGGTTGTCCTGCTAATACTGTTCCTATCAAGAAAACAACTAAAGAAGATCTCATCAATGCCAAGTTGGCTTCAGAAATATATGGTAAACAATATGAGCCCCTCACGCAACAAGAACACGGTACACAT TATGCTGTATTGCACACAAACTATGGTACCGGAAAGGTATTCATTGGAGGTGGAATGGACACAACTGTATATAACCCATTGCCAGTCACTGGCGCTCAATATAGTTCTTCTCAAGTAAAAGTCGCAAATGGTCCAGATAGTATTGAAGTTGGATGGACG GTGAATCCTACCCTATACAAAGATGATCGAGTTAGACTTTTTATTTACACAAAT ACAGCTGCAGCACGATGTTTGAACTTACACTGTGGTGGCTTTGTACTCACTCGACCTGACATACCCATCGATCAGATTCTTAACCCAGTCTCTGAGAGCGGGGGAGATATATACGCTATAAGACTTCTAATTTATCGG GATTCACCTAACGGTGGGCACTGGTGGCTTTTAATTGGCCAAGAACGAACCAAAGTTGGATTTTGGCCGAACCATATTTTCACTAGGTTGACGAAAGTAGCTACGTATGTAGAATGGGGAGGAAAAACGTACAGTCCTCCCGACGTTCCTAGTCCTCCCATGGGTGCTGGGAGAGGGGTGCATGCACAAAGAGGGAGGGACGCATATTGTAGCAGGGTTGCTACTGTCAATGAAAGCTATTGGATCGTTAAAGCCACAGAGACATCTACTTATGCTGACATCCCAGACTTCTATCAAGTAGTTGATGAGGGCTTTTACGGCCATTCTTTTGGGCACCTTATCTTTTATGGGGGCTATGGTATGTACACTGGAATCTAA
- the LOC119986841 gene encoding uncharacterized protein LOC119986841 has translation MSLSHNIVFAEQTIYGEEYDCVDFYKQPAFDHPALKNHNFHHQMRPTSYPKNWGTFKNSSTTNRSNNIWINGKGCSAGTVPIKKTTKEDLINTKLASKIYNRQYRPLTQQEPGTHYAILHTNYGTGKVFIGGGMETTIFNPQPVIDSQYSSSQVKVANGPDSVEVGWTVNPTLYKDDRVRLFIYTNTAAARCFNLHCAGFVLTRPDMPVDQILDPVSRSDKDIYLKTLLIYRDSPSGHWWLVLDQGRTKVGFWPNHIFTGLKKVANYVEWGGKVYSPRDVPSPPMGAGRRVLGQTFRDAYCSRVATVNESFVIVKATETSTYADIPDYYKVYDEGFYGHFYGHLIFYGGQGMYTGI, from the exons ATGAGTTTGTCTCACAATATTGTATTTGCTGAGCAG ACAATATATGGAGAAGAATATGATTGTGTGGACTTCTACAAACAACCAGCATTCGATCATCCTGCATTAAAGAATCATAATTTTCATCATCAG ATGAGACCGACCTCATATCCTAAGAACTGGGGAACATTCAAAAATTCCTCAACAACTAATCGATCAAACAATATTTGGATAAACGGTAAAGGTTGTTCTGCTGGTACTGTTCCTATAAAGAAAACAACTAAAGAAGATCTCATCAACACCAAATTGGcttcaaaaatatataatagACAGTATAGGCCCCTCACACAACAGGAACCTGGTACACAT TATGCTATATTGCACACAAATTATGGTACCGGAAAGGTATTCATTGGAGGTGGAATGGAAACAACTATATTTAATCCACAGCCAGTCATTGACTCTCAATATAGTTCTTCCCAAGTAAAGGTCGCAAATGGTCCGGATAGTGTTGAAGTTGGATGGACg GTGAATCCTACCCTATACAAAGATGATCGAGTTAGACTTTTCATTTACACAAAT ACAGCTGCAGCACGTTGTTTCAACTTACACTGTGCTGGCTTTGTACTCACTCGACCTGATATGCCTGTGGATCAGATTCTTGACCCAGTGTCTAGGAGTGACAAAGATATATACCTTAAAACACTTCTAATTTATCGG GATTCACCTAGCGGGCATTGGTGGCTTGTACTTGACCAAGGACGAACCAAAGTTGGATTTTGGCCAAACCATATTTTCACTGGGTTGAAGAAGGTAGCCAACTATGTAGAATGGGGTGGAAAAGTGTACAGTCCGCGCGACGTTCCTAGTCCTCCCATGGGTGCTGGGAGACGGGTGCTTGGACAGACCTTTAGGGACGCATATTGTAGCCGGGTTGCTACTGTCAATGAAAGTTTTGTGATTGTTAAAGCTACAGAGACATCTACTTACGCTGACATCCCAGACTATTATAAAGTTTATGATGAGGGCTTTTATGGTCATTTTTATGGGCACCTCATCTTTTATGGGGGCCAAGGTATGTACACTGGAATCTAA